A region of Nostoc sp. 'Peltigera membranacea cyanobiont' N6 DNA encodes the following proteins:
- the trpB gene encoding tryptophan synthase subunit beta: MVSIQDIKTTTVQPDSLGRFGRFGGKYVPETLMPALSELEAAFHQYRNEPSFQAELQNLLRDYVGRPSPLYFAERLTTNYARADGTGPQIYLKREDLNHTGAHKINNALAQVLLAKRMGKQRIIAETGAGQHGVATATVCARFGLKCVIYMGIHDMERQSLNVFRMKLMGAEVRPVEAGTGTLKDATSEAIRDWVTNVETTHYILGSVAGPHPYPMIVRDFHAVIGVETRAQSQEKWGGLPDILLACVGGGSNAIGLFNEFVHETSVRLIGVEAAGEGVDTEKHAATLTKGRIGVLHGAMSYLLQDDDGQVIEAHSISAGLDYPGVGPEHSYLKDLGRAEYYSVTDKQALDAFQRLSQLEGIIPALETAHAIAYLETLCPQLKGNPRIVINCSGRGDKDVQTVAKVLIP, translated from the coding sequence GTGGTAAGCATACAAGACATCAAGACTACAACTGTCCAACCAGATTCTTTAGGCAGATTTGGCAGATTCGGTGGTAAATACGTCCCCGAAACCTTAATGCCCGCATTAAGTGAATTAGAAGCAGCATTTCATCAATATCGCAACGAGCCGAGTTTCCAAGCAGAACTGCAAAACTTACTGCGCGATTATGTAGGACGACCCAGCCCATTATATTTTGCTGAACGCCTGACAACAAACTACGCTAGAGCAGATGGCACAGGGCCGCAAATCTATTTAAAGCGGGAAGATTTAAATCATACAGGCGCTCACAAAATTAATAATGCTTTAGCTCAAGTATTACTCGCTAAACGCATGGGTAAGCAACGGATTATTGCCGAGACAGGTGCAGGGCAACATGGTGTAGCAACTGCAACCGTATGTGCTAGGTTTGGTTTGAAATGCGTGATTTACATGGGCATCCACGATATGGAACGCCAATCGCTGAATGTCTTCCGCATGAAATTAATGGGGGCAGAAGTTCGTCCAGTAGAGGCAGGTACGGGAACTCTCAAGGATGCAACATCTGAAGCAATTCGAGATTGGGTGACGAATGTAGAAACAACCCATTACATCTTAGGTTCTGTTGCCGGGCCTCATCCTTACCCGATGATTGTCCGTGACTTCCACGCCGTAATTGGCGTAGAAACTCGCGCTCAATCCCAAGAGAAATGGGGAGGATTACCAGATATTTTACTGGCTTGCGTGGGTGGAGGTTCCAATGCCATCGGCTTATTCAATGAATTTGTCCATGAAACTTCAGTGCGTCTAATTGGAGTCGAAGCCGCAGGTGAAGGAGTAGATACAGAAAAACACGCTGCTACCTTGACAAAGGGAAGAATAGGTGTATTGCACGGTGCAATGAGCTATTTACTGCAAGATGATGATGGTCAAGTCATCGAAGCTCATTCAATTAGTGCCGGATTAGATTATCCCGGTGTTGGGCCTGAGCATAGTTATTTAAAGGATCTTGGTCGCGCCGAATATTACAGTGTGACTGATAAGCAAGCCTTAGATGCATTTCAAAGACTTTCCCAACTAGAGGGAATTATCCCAGCTTTAGAAACTGCTCATGCGATCGCATATCTCGAAACCCTTTGTCCTCAGTTAAAAGGCAACCCCCGCATCGTCATCAATTGTTCCGGCAGAGGTGATAAGGATGTCCAAACCGTCGCAAAAGTCCTGATTCCTTAG
- the trpA gene encoding tryptophan synthase subunit alpha, protein MTSISADFKTLRDRQQCALIPFITAGDPNLETTAQALRILDRNGADFIELGIPYSDPLADGPVIQAAATRALQKGTKLEQVLEMLEAVTPTLKAPIILFTYYNPILHRGIKTFLAQIATAGARGLVVPDLPLEEAEELIQTAASFGIEVILLVAPTSSKDRILAIARQSQGFIYLVSVTGVTGIRAQIQHRVKDLITDLRSVTDKPIGVGFGISAPEQAHQVMEWGADAVIVGSAFVKRLAEGSPSEGLLAVKELCQELKAAITSASLQKVGSAK, encoded by the coding sequence ATGACTTCTATCTCTGCTGATTTTAAAACTTTACGCGATCGCCAACAGTGTGCTTTAATCCCCTTTATCACAGCAGGCGATCCTAACTTAGAAACCACTGCCCAAGCCTTACGAATCTTAGATCGCAACGGTGCTGACTTCATCGAGTTGGGCATTCCCTACTCCGATCCTCTCGCAGATGGGCCTGTAATTCAAGCCGCCGCAACTCGCGCTTTACAAAAAGGCACGAAATTAGAGCAAGTATTAGAGATGTTGGAAGCTGTAACTCCTACCCTGAAAGCGCCGATAATTCTATTTACTTACTACAATCCCATTTTGCACCGGGGTATTAAGACATTTTTGGCGCAAATTGCCACTGCTGGGGCGCGAGGCTTGGTAGTGCCAGATTTACCCTTAGAAGAAGCAGAAGAATTAATCCAGACTGCTGCATCTTTTGGAATTGAGGTAATTTTACTGGTAGCTCCTACTAGTTCTAAAGATAGGATTTTAGCGATCGCTCGTCAATCTCAGGGTTTTATCTACCTGGTGAGCGTTACAGGTGTTACAGGTATCCGCGCTCAAATTCAACACCGCGTAAAAGATTTAATTACAGATTTGCGAAGCGTCACCGATAAACCTATCGGCGTTGGTTTTGGCATTTCAGCACCAGAACAAGCGCATCAAGTAATGGAATGGGGAGCAGATGCCGTGATTGTTGGTAGCGCCTTTGTCAAACGATTAGCTGAAGGTAGCCCAAGCGAAGGATTGCTTGCTGTGAAAGAATTGTGTCAAGAACTGAAAGCAGCAATTACTTCTGCATCCCTGCAAAAAGTTGGTTCAGCAAAGTAA
- the trpC gene encoding indole-3-glycerol phosphate synthase TrpC, which translates to MTNQVTASRHILEEIVLHKRQEVAQMQHELPLASLQQQLITAPPVRNFLAALQQNPNQPSLIAEVKKASPSRGIIRADFDPVAIALAYERGGAACLSVLTDCKFFQGSFDNLRRVRSHVALPLLCKEFIIDPYQIYLARTAGADAVLLIAAILSDQELQNFLRVIHDLGMNALVEVHTLAELDRVLKLDDLHLVGINNRNLEDFTVDLGITQQLLTQHHQYLQSLDITVVSESGFYTPADLSLVAEAGVRAVLVGESLVKQSDVEQAARSLLRLS; encoded by the coding sequence ATGACTAACCAAGTTACCGCTTCTCGCCATATTCTTGAAGAGATTGTGTTGCATAAAAGGCAGGAAGTTGCACAGATGCAACATGAACTTCCTTTAGCTTCTTTGCAACAACAGTTAATTACTGCTCCACCTGTCCGAAATTTCTTGGCTGCTTTACAACAAAATCCTAATCAACCTAGCTTAATTGCCGAGGTAAAAAAGGCATCACCTAGCCGTGGGATTATTAGGGCAGATTTTGACCCAGTAGCGATCGCTCTAGCTTATGAACGAGGTGGTGCAGCTTGTCTATCAGTCCTCACCGATTGTAAGTTTTTTCAGGGCAGTTTTGATAATCTGCGGCGTGTGCGATCGCACGTTGCATTACCCCTACTGTGCAAAGAATTCATCATTGACCCTTATCAAATCTATCTAGCACGGACAGCAGGCGCAGATGCAGTTTTGTTGATTGCCGCTATTTTATCAGACCAAGAATTGCAAAACTTTCTGCGAGTAATTCACGATTTGGGCATGAATGCACTGGTAGAAGTCCATACTTTGGCTGAACTAGATAGAGTGCTTAAGCTTGACGACTTGCATTTAGTGGGAATCAACAATCGCAATCTAGAAGATTTTACGGTTGATTTAGGAATAACACAGCAACTTTTAACACAGCATCACCAATATTTGCAAAGTTTGGATATCACTGTTGTCAGCGAGTCTGGATTCTATACACCTGCTGATTTATCTCTTGTTGCTGAAGCTGGTGTTCGTGCGGTTTTAGTTGGAGAGTCTTTAGTTAAACAAAGCGATGTAGAACAAGCTGCGCGGAGTCTTTTAAGGCTTTCTTAG
- a CDS encoding anthranilate synthase yields the protein MTFNSRSYKTLGGVIVSRSITEVKMDTALEDILFHLNSQRGGLLRSSYEYPGRYKRWAIGFVNPPLELSTQENAFNLIALNERGQVLLPLLLECLSNSSQLEKVTLDNNNIVGFVKASKRLFTEEERSKQPSAFTVVREIIHTFSSQEDEHLGLYGAFGYDLVFQFEPITQRLERPTDQRDLVLYLPDELIVVDYYQQSAFRLQYDFETASGSTKNLPRTGESIDYRGKHLLPNQTADHKVGEYAKKVESALDYFRRGDLFEVVPSQNFFEGYEDEPSKLFETLKDINPSPYGFIFNLGGEYLIGASPEMFVRVEGKRVETCPISGTISRGLDALDDAVQIRHLLNSHKDEAELTMCTDVDRNDKSRICEPGSVQVIGRRQIELYSHLIHTVDHVEGTLRSQFDALDAFLSHTWAVTVTGAPKKAAIDFIEQHERSARRWYGGAVGYLNFNGNLNTGLILRTIRLKDCIAEVRVGATVLYDSIPQAEEQETITKAAALFETIRRVKQSSQKIDESSSIKSAKIFPCAATGKRILLIDYEDSFVHTLANYIRQTGASVTTLRHGFSESLFDTERPDLVVLSPGPGRPSDFRVPQTVGAILHRKIPIFGVCLGLQGIVEAFDGQLGVLNYPQHGKSSRIFVTDSDSVTFNNLPESFTVGRYHSLFALPEYLPKELKVTAISDDDVIMGIEHQTLPIAAVQFHPESIMTLAGEVGLEIIKNVVRAYTTKESLVIGH from the coding sequence ATGACTTTTAATTCCCGTTCCTATAAAACCCTTGGTGGCGTAATTGTTTCTCGCTCCATCACCGAAGTGAAGATGGACACCGCTCTCGAAGATATTCTGTTTCACTTAAATTCTCAGCGTGGCGGCTTGCTAAGAAGTAGCTACGAATATCCAGGCAGATATAAAAGATGGGCAATCGGATTTGTCAATCCACCATTGGAATTAAGTACACAAGAAAATGCTTTCAATTTGATAGCGTTGAATGAACGCGGCCAGGTACTTTTACCATTACTATTAGAGTGTTTATCCAACTCAAGCCAACTTGAGAAAGTTACTTTAGACAATAATAATATTGTCGGCTTTGTTAAAGCTAGTAAGAGATTATTTACTGAAGAAGAACGGAGTAAACAACCTTCAGCATTTACAGTTGTCCGCGAAATTATACATACTTTCTCTAGCCAAGAAGATGAGCATTTAGGATTGTATGGGGCTTTTGGTTATGACTTAGTTTTTCAGTTTGAACCAATTACCCAACGTCTGGAACGTCCTACAGATCAGCGCGATTTGGTGCTTTATCTCCCAGATGAATTGATAGTTGTTGACTATTATCAACAAAGCGCCTTTCGTTTACAATATGATTTTGAAACAGCATCCGGCAGTACAAAGAATCTGCCTCGAACAGGTGAGTCTATTGATTATCGCGGGAAACATCTTCTCCCAAATCAAACTGCCGATCATAAAGTAGGCGAGTATGCAAAAAAAGTTGAGTCTGCACTCGATTATTTCCGCCGAGGCGATTTATTTGAAGTTGTTCCTAGCCAAAACTTTTTTGAAGGCTATGAAGATGAACCGAGTAAACTATTTGAAACTTTAAAGGATATAAATCCTAGTCCTTATGGGTTTATTTTTAATTTAGGTGGAGAATATCTGATTGGCGCATCCCCAGAAATGTTTGTGCGAGTTGAAGGGAAGCGGGTAGAAACTTGTCCTATTAGTGGCACTATTAGCCGGGGACTAGATGCTCTCGATGATGCGGTGCAAATTCGTCATTTACTCAACTCTCACAAAGATGAAGCTGAGTTGACTATGTGTACTGATGTCGATCGCAATGACAAATCCCGAATCTGCGAACCTGGCTCAGTTCAAGTGATTGGTCGTCGCCAAATTGAATTATACAGCCATTTGATTCATACAGTTGATCATGTTGAAGGGACACTGCGATCGCAATTTGATGCTTTAGATGCCTTTCTTTCCCACACTTGGGCGGTTACAGTCACCGGCGCACCCAAAAAAGCCGCAATAGATTTTATTGAACAGCACGAACGTAGCGCCCGGCGTTGGTATGGTGGCGCAGTCGGTTATTTAAATTTCAATGGCAATTTAAATACTGGCTTAATTCTGCGGACAATCCGATTAAAAGATTGCATCGCTGAAGTGCGAGTTGGGGCTACTGTTCTTTATGACTCCATACCTCAAGCGGAAGAACAAGAAACAATCACCAAAGCGGCTGCTTTATTTGAAACGATTCGCCGTGTTAAGCAAAGCAGTCAAAAAATTGACGAATCCAGTTCCATAAAATCAGCTAAAATTTTTCCTTGTGCGGCAACTGGCAAACGCATCTTACTAATAGATTATGAAGACTCATTTGTTCATACATTAGCTAATTACATTCGCCAAACTGGTGCAAGCGTCACCACATTACGTCATGGTTTCTCAGAATCGCTATTCGATACAGAACGCCCTGATTTAGTTGTTTTATCTCCCGGCCCTGGTAGACCAAGTGATTTTCGGGTTCCCCAGACTGTCGGTGCTATCCTTCATCGCAAAATTCCAATTTTCGGAGTTTGTCTGGGGCTGCAAGGCATAGTTGAAGCTTTTGATGGACAATTAGGAGTTCTCAACTATCCTCAACATGGGAAATCTTCACGGATTTTCGTTACCGATTCCGATTCTGTTACCTTCAACAATTTACCAGAATCCTTTACCGTGGGTAGATATCACTCATTGTTTGCTCTCCCGGAGTATTTGCCGAAAGAACTGAAGGTGACAGCAATTTCTGATGACGACGTAATTATGGGCATTGAACATCAGACACTTCCCATCGCCGCCGTTCAGTTTCATCCAGAATCAATCATGACTTTAGCGGGAGAAGTTGGTCTGGAAATCATTAAAAATGTGGTGCGTGCATATACAACGAAAGAGTCATTGGTTATTGGTCATTAG
- a CDS encoding 3-dehydroquinate synthase has product MIVDIKQKSKLIHQRVSVTFNYEVYFTQNLFELKNPTLAQVVTADDETKPKKLVAVVDAGILKYQPELVKQLVAYTKFYGEVLAIAAEPMIISGGEAAKNDRTLVEQIQQLIETAGLCRHSYVLAIGGGAVLDLVGYAAATAHRGIRLIRVPTTVLAQNDSGVGVKNGINAFGKKNFLGTFAPPYAVINDSAFLTSLDDRDWRSGIAEAVKVALIKDAKFFDYIHSHSKALGRRDMDAMQQVIYRCAQLHLEHIANSGDPFEMGSSRPLDFGHWAAHKLEHLTNYRLRHGEAVAIGIALDSTYSYLIGLLDCSEWQRILNTLSALGFTLYVPEMAEKLSELEDPDCLFRGLTEFREHLGGELTLMLLQGIGKGIEVHEVNWLLYREAISLLQGF; this is encoded by the coding sequence ATGATTGTTGACATCAAGCAAAAAAGTAAATTAATTCATCAACGTGTTTCGGTTACTTTTAACTACGAGGTTTACTTCACCCAAAATTTATTTGAGTTGAAAAACCCGACGCTAGCGCAAGTGGTGACAGCAGATGACGAGACAAAGCCGAAGAAATTAGTTGCGGTGGTAGACGCAGGAATATTAAAGTATCAACCGGAATTGGTGAAGCAATTAGTTGCGTATACCAAGTTTTATGGAGAGGTACTAGCGATCGCAGCTGAACCCATGATAATTTCGGGAGGAGAAGCTGCTAAAAACGATCGCACTTTAGTAGAGCAAATCCAGCAACTCATTGAAACAGCCGGATTATGTCGCCATTCTTATGTGTTAGCGATCGGCGGCGGGGCGGTATTGGATTTGGTAGGATACGCTGCTGCAACTGCTCACCGGGGAATTCGCCTGATTCGCGTTCCGACAACGGTGTTAGCGCAAAATGATTCTGGGGTTGGGGTAAAAAACGGCATTAATGCCTTTGGTAAAAAGAACTTTCTCGGCACATTTGCGCCACCTTATGCAGTTATAAATGACTCAGCATTCTTGACAAGCCTAGACGATCGCGATTGGCGTTCTGGGATTGCAGAAGCCGTGAAAGTGGCGCTGATTAAGGATGCTAAATTTTTCGATTATATCCATTCTCACAGCAAAGCCCTTGGGCGGCGAGATATGGATGCTATGCAACAAGTTATTTATCGTTGCGCCCAGTTGCACCTTGAACATATTGCCAATAGCGGCGATCCTTTTGAGATGGGTTCGTCTCGTCCCCTAGATTTTGGACATTGGGCGGCTCATAAACTGGAGCATTTGACAAATTATCGCCTGCGTCATGGCGAAGCTGTTGCGATCGGTATTGCTTTGGATAGCACTTATTCTTATTTAATAGGATTGCTTGATTGCTCAGAGTGGCAACGAATATTAAATACTTTATCGGCGTTGGGTTTCACGTTATATGTGCCAGAAATGGCTGAGAAGTTATCAGAACTAGAAGATCCTGATTGTTTGTTTCGGGGTTTAACTGAGTTCCGGGAACATTTGGGGGGAGAGTTGACTTTAATGTTGTTACAAGGGATTGGGAAAGGAATTGAGGTTCATGAGGTGAATTGGTTGTTGTATAGGGAAGCGATTTCGCTGTTGCAGGGGTTTTAG
- the tyrA gene encoding bifunctional chorismate mutase/prephenate dehydrogenase produces MPLKSSYSDRLKKTDQSLIALLSDRISLLASEQPSLDEQLADVAPLLAQAGIPESVWVGVVKSCHASLTPKSATNHVIPRQVTIIGGRGRMGRLFKEQLSLVGHNVSVLEHDDWEYADKLLNQAELVLVSVPIEYTVDVIKRAAKYLAPTTALCDITSIKTQPTQAMLEHHCGPVMGLHPMFGPNIKSFLGQKVVVCPGRNDDSFQWLLDFLESKGGELIVCTPEEHDRMMVIIQATQHFCRFSLGVFLAQTRVEIEQSLTMSTPNYRQEIDIVKRLFSQNPNLCVDIMLATEERCNAISFLANTYSRLARLVARKDREALIKEFENTQGFFEEKINSFLQPLNATAIQRDFKPQNIGI; encoded by the coding sequence ATGCCTTTGAAATCCTCTTATTCAGATCGGCTTAAAAAAACTGACCAGAGCTTGATCGCCTTACTTAGCGATCGCATATCATTATTAGCATCAGAACAGCCTTCTTTAGATGAACAACTGGCTGATGTCGCTCCCCTACTCGCGCAAGCTGGTATTCCTGAGTCTGTTTGGGTGGGTGTAGTAAAGAGTTGTCATGCCAGTCTTACCCCTAAATCTGCCACAAATCATGTCATTCCCCGACAAGTTACCATCATCGGTGGACGCGGCAGGATGGGAAGATTATTTAAAGAGCAGCTTTCTCTAGTAGGTCATAATGTTAGCGTTCTCGAACATGATGATTGGGAATATGCAGATAAACTGTTAAATCAGGCAGAATTAGTATTAGTAAGCGTTCCTATTGAATATACGGTTGATGTTATTAAGCGGGCAGCAAAATATCTCGCCCCAACGACAGCTTTGTGTGACATCACAAGTATTAAGACACAGCCTACTCAAGCAATGCTCGAACACCATTGCGGCCCTGTTATGGGTTTACATCCCATGTTTGGGCCAAATATCAAATCGTTTTTAGGACAAAAAGTGGTGGTATGTCCAGGACGAAATGATGATTCATTTCAATGGTTATTAGATTTTCTAGAAAGTAAAGGTGGTGAGTTAATTGTTTGCACGCCTGAAGAACACGATAGAATGATGGTGATTATTCAAGCAACGCAGCATTTCTGTAGATTTAGTCTTGGGGTTTTCTTAGCACAAACAAGAGTTGAGATAGAGCAGAGTTTAACAATGTCAACTCCTAATTATCGTCAAGAAATTGATATTGTGAAACGTTTGTTTTCTCAAAATCCTAATTTATGTGTTGATATTATGCTAGCTACTGAAGAAAGATGTAATGCTATTAGCTTTTTGGCTAATACTTACAGTCGTTTGGCTAGACTGGTGGCTAGGAAGGATAGAGAGGCATTAATTAAAGAGTTTGAAAATACTCAAGGTTTTTTTGAAGAGAAAATTAATAGTTTTCTCCAGCCTTTAAATGCAACGGCTATCCAAAGAGATTTTAAACCACAGAATATTGGCATTTGA
- a CDS encoding glycosyltransferase family 4 protein, translating to MQILIYSYNYHPEPIGIAPLMTELAEGLVKRGHQVRVITGMPNYPQRQIYDGYQGKLYVTEQKNGVKIQRSYLRIKSKPNLIDRLLLELSFVFTSLPQALKGERPDVILLTVPPLLVCLPATLIGWLYNCPVVLNVQDILPEAGVRVGLIKNKLMIKALEALEKFAYRTAHTISVIADGFVDNLKNKGVPANKIACIPNWVNLNFIRPLPKENNSWRATHQLDGKFVVLYSGNIALTQGLETVIEAAARLRHLKEIVFVVAGESQALERLQKHCLACDADNVLLLPLEVREKLPQMLAAADVGLIVQKRNVISFNMPSKIPLLLASGRPIVGSVPAAGTAAKAIRQSGGGVIVEPESANALAAAVLDLYHQPELAAQLGRKGRKFAVENYSFEQALDRYEELFADAIAKRATNLDILPEMSSKESLVDI from the coding sequence ATGCAAATTCTGATTTATTCATACAACTATCATCCAGAACCAATTGGTATTGCACCTTTGATGACTGAACTAGCAGAAGGGCTGGTGAAGCGGGGGCATCAAGTGCGGGTAATCACAGGTATGCCTAACTATCCTCAGCGTCAAATTTATGACGGTTATCAAGGTAAGCTATATGTTACTGAACAGAAAAATGGTGTCAAAATTCAGCGTAGTTACCTGCGGATTAAATCTAAACCTAACCTCATAGATCGGCTACTACTAGAGTTGAGCTTTGTGTTTACAAGTTTGCCGCAAGCACTCAAGGGTGAGCGACCTGATGTAATTCTTTTAACAGTACCGCCGTTATTAGTTTGTTTACCTGCAACTTTGATAGGTTGGCTATACAACTGTCCAGTAGTGCTAAATGTACAAGATATCCTCCCGGAAGCTGGTGTGCGTGTTGGGCTAATTAAGAATAAGTTGATGATTAAAGCTTTGGAAGCTTTAGAAAAATTTGCTTACCGAACTGCACATACTATTAGCGTAATAGCCGATGGTTTTGTAGATAATTTAAAAAATAAAGGTGTACCTGCTAATAAAATTGCCTGTATTCCCAATTGGGTAAATCTAAATTTTATCCGCCCTTTACCGAAGGAAAATAACTCTTGGAGAGCTACCCATCAACTCGATGGTAAATTTGTAGTACTTTATTCAGGTAATATTGCTCTCACACAAGGTTTGGAAACAGTAATAGAAGCAGCAGCCCGTTTGCGTCATCTAAAAGAAATTGTCTTTGTCGTAGCTGGTGAATCTCAAGCTCTCGAAAGGTTGCAAAAACATTGTCTTGCTTGTGATGCCGATAACGTTTTACTTTTACCATTGGAAGTGCGAGAAAAACTACCGCAAATGTTAGCAGCCGCAGATGTGGGGCTGATTGTGCAAAAGCGGAATGTGATTTCCTTCAATATGCCTTCTAAAATACCACTGTTGTTAGCTAGTGGTCGCCCGATTGTGGGTTCAGTTCCCGCCGCCGGGACTGCTGCCAAAGCTATCAGACAAAGTGGTGGCGGCGTTATTGTTGAGCCTGAGTCAGCAAATGCTTTGGCTGCGGCAGTGCTGGATTTATATCATCAGCCGGAATTAGCAGCGCAATTAGGGCGTAAGGGAAGAAAGTTTGCGGTAGAAAACTATTCCTTTGAGCAAGCGCTAGACAGATATGAAGAGTTATTTGCTGATGCGATCGCTAAAAGAGCAACAAACTTGGATATCTTACCAGAAATGAGTTCTAAGGAATCACTTGTTGATATTTGA